Proteins from a genomic interval of Thamnophis elegans isolate rThaEle1 chromosome 2, rThaEle1.pri, whole genome shotgun sequence:
- the PRRT3 gene encoding proline-rich transmembrane protein 3: protein MAALGLFLIWSLLLPASLLALYLPTPGNSTWHLPLNSVPKSPLLEVPSKKPPQRALPVVPRSDSSGLEFSSGDGELKNENRQGATPMGHPTKSKRRFKLLAKGAPTRSPGGSLAPHLAEESLVLPTEGLLSVQGEVEDAGGIIWERSPKQRKKKLPLPSSGVSKRNMSASVAASLPTSPRLAASELPVSQEGSLPNLHQAGFKQGLLATTLSPRPTVSTIPLATFPVNRSLVKWEVVEDAELKTGASRGWLENRVPEQEVLGRNLTTVKYLASYKSRQVYSGHLGQEELSTSPLRPVVQAAGDAQNLPGQDRDVPPATSPPQEGVVTPLIGKGHRQSPASSHLPVSEGHFPVPFTPTLSGVTSQEPNHHPRSTHWNLIVDTTQQPGRWDTAGMETTVFQGSSATPGTGEMPDIAEPQRVRGAVNTKVSLTYFGSSTPGQSPSKLQDDTGIKHSDPAWKHPSGQSSTMVSTTSARLPATPRRGLIQVTTQRVVQHPQLPKPDPSRTAMLPASSPPCPRLGSTCHQLLPNKTFLHWGELEQTLSFAWALHVYGAGVLCLLLSLLSLACLGVSFSLHRSQLPYVLASSGLLLVFGVLRATFFLADPYGSLGRLPAHALRLLYTAPFPLLMSTFTMLLLRLVHQARLQILSPRWQSLPFWAALSSLHSIVLLGADLLSPPMHSAVSVGLHTLSCTASLCLLPATVFVYWLLRHSRGVEGTLEPGIWREAWVLLASSGLVLPCCVLQFYGVLWLSGALGQPDIFTWGWWFVQFWFRIGELALSFILVSLAWQALCQHHDTTEHSCWAKLLSYFCAYRKAEVPEYPNNCYDWPGGVLEKIPSHNLNNNLIRNSSAGGLLWALKDSNDLRAGPGQGASPSPRHAGYSPKCPNVAVAAAMGRSYTSICFERESVLSLADLEFRPPSPINLSRSIDEALFREHLVRDSIFLRSSLRFPARQDSCASLRGDCSTLSHAAQPLLAQPRRSSDPDCLYSLARTSSVGDLVGRGLASEPATDTSLGSFSRTSFSRASLKISWNPWRHGVSSPESLPSEELPNQQPQAQAEDLPLAPPSSAPNSEREARKSFLALSKQVDSRSLSSDTIEL, encoded by the exons ATGGCTGCCTTGGGGTTGTTCCTTATCTGGAGCCTGCTCTTACCTGCCTCCCTCCTGGCTTTGTACCTCCCGACTCCAGGGAACTCTACCTGGCACTTGCCCCTGAACTCTGTCCCAAAGTCACCTCTGTTGGAAGTCCCCTCCAAAAAGCCTCCTCAAAGGGCCCTGCCAGTTGTTCCCCGCTCAGATTCCTCCGGCCTTGAGTTCTCTAGTGGAGACGGGGAATTGAAGAATGAGAACAGGCAAGGGGCCACTCCAATGGGCCACCCTACAAAATCCAAGAGGAGGTTCAAACTCCTTGCCAAGGGGGCACCAACCCGTTCTCCTGGTGGAAGTTTAGCTCCCCACTTGGCTGAGGAGAGTCTTGTCCTGCCAACTGAAGGCTTACTGAGTGTTCAGGGAGAGGTTGAGGACGCCGGTGGTATAATTTGGGAACGAAGTCCGAAACAGAGGAAGAAAAagctccctcttccttcttctggCGTATCAAAGAGAAACATGTCCgcctctgtggcagcctctcttcCCACTTCACCCAGACTAGCGGCCTCAGAATTACCTGTCTCTCAGGAGGGATCCTTGCCCAACCTCCACCAAGCAGGGTTCAAGCAGGGCCTCCTCGCCACTACCTTAAGCCCCAGGCCCACCGTGTCCACCATTCCATTGGCAACATTCCCTGTTAATAGATCTCTTGTCAAATGGGAGGTGGTGGAGGATGCCGAACTTAAGACTGGTGCTTCAAGAGGGTGGTTGGAAAACAGAGTGCCGGAGCAGGAAGTGCTGGGCCGGAACTTAACCACAGTGAAATATTTGGCTTCATACAAGAGTAGACAAGTCTACAGTGGCCACCTTGGCCAGGAAGAGCTTTCTACGTCTCCTCTTAGGCCTGTGGTTCAGGCAGCTGGAGATGCTCAGAATCTCCCTGGGCAAGATAGGGATGTACCACCAGCGACTTCCCCGCCTCAGGAAGGAGTAGTTACCCCACTGATTGGGAAGGGGCACAGGCAAAGCCCAGCAAGCTCCCATCTGCCTGTTTCGGAGGGCCACTTCCCTGTCCCTTTCACCCCTACACTATCAGGGGTGACCTCCCAGGAACCAAATCATCATCCAAGAAGCACGCATTGGAATCTGATCGTTGATACCACCCAGCAGCCAGGACGTTGGGACACAGCTGGAATGGAAACCACCGTCTTTCAAGGCAGCTCTGCTACCCCAG ggACTGGAGAAATGCCTGATATTGCAGAGCCCCAACGTGTCAGAGGAGCTGTGAACACCAAAGTTTCCCTCACATATTTTGGCTCCTCTACCCCTGGACAGAGCCCCTCCAAATTGCAGGATGATACAGGAATCAAGCATTCAG ATCCAGCTTGGAAGCACCCTTCTGGGCAAAGTAGCACCATGGTCTCCACTACATCTGCTCGTCTTCCAGCTACCCCTCGCCGTGGGTTAATCCAAGTCACCACGCAAAGAGTTGTGCAACATCCTCAATTGCCGAAGCCGGATCCCAGCCGGACTGCCATGCTCCCTGCTTCCAGTCCACCTTGCCCCCGTCTTGGAAGCACCTGCCACCAGCTCTTGCCCAACAAGACCTTTCTGCACTGGGGGGAACTTGAGCAGACCCTGAGTTTTGCCTGGGCACTGCACGTCTACGGGGCTGGAGTCCTTTGTCTCCTGCTAAGCCTGTTGAGCTTGGCATGCCTGGGGGTATCCTTTTCTTTGCACAGGTCACAGCTCCCCTATGTCTTGGCTTCCAGTGGCCTGCTCCTGGTTTTTGGGGTCCTGCGGGCCACGTTCTTCCTGGCTGACCCCTATGGCTCTCTAGGTCGGCTGCCTGCCCATGCTTTGCGACTGCTATACACTGCCCCTTTCCCTCTGCTGATGAGCACCTTCACGATGCTTCTGCTCCGCCTGGTTCATCAGGCCCGGCTGCAGATCTTGTCCCCCAGATGGCAGAGCTTGCCATTTTGGGCTGCGCTGAGCTCCCTACACAGCATCGTTCTCTTGGGGGCTGACTTGTTGTCCCCTCCCATGCACTCAGCTGTGTCTGTGGGACTCCACACCCTTTCCTGTACTGCCAGTctctgcctcctgccagccaccGTGTTTGTGTACTGGCTACTGCGGCACAGCCGGGGGGTGGAGGGCACCCTGGAGCCAGGCATATGGCGGGAAGCCTGGGTGTTATTGGCAAGCAGTGGGTTGGTTCTGCCATGCTGTGTCCTGCAGTTCTATGGGGTACTGTGGCTCTCAGGGGCATTGGGACAGCCGGACATTTTCACCTGGGGCTGGTGGTTTGTGCAATTCTGGTTCCGGATTGGCGAACTGGCACTCTCCTTTATCCTGGTCTCGCTGGCTTGGCAGGCACTTTGCCAACACCACGACACCACCGAGCATTCTTGCTGGGCCAAGCTCCTGAGCTACTTCTGCGCCTACCGCAAGGCTGAGGTACCAGAGTACCCCAACAATTGCTATGACTGGCCTGGCGGGGTCCTGGAGAAGATACCCAGTCACAACCTCAATAATAACTTGATCCGGAACTCCTCGGCTGGTGGGCTACTCTGGGCACTCAAGGACAGCAATGACCTGCGAGCAGGACCTGGGCAAGGTGCTAGCCCCTCTCCCAGGCATGCGGGCTACAGCCCCAAATGCCCCAATGTGGCTGTGGCAGCAGCAATGGGCCGCTCTTACACCAGCATCTGTTTTGAGCGGGAGTCAGTCCTCTCGTTGGCAGACCTGGAGTTCCGCCCACCCTCGCCCATCAACCTGAGCCGCAGCATCGACGAAGCGCTCTTCCGCGAGCACTTGGTGCGCGATTCCATCTTCCTGCGCTCTAGCCTGCGTTTCCCGGCACGCCAGGACTCCTGTGCCTCGCTGCGTGGCGACTGCTCCACGCTCTCACATGCAGCCCAGCCCCTGTTGGCCCAGCCCCGTCGGAGCAGCGATCCCGATTGCCTGTATAGCTTAGCACGGACCAGCTCGGTGGGCGATCTCGTCGGCCGAGGCCTGGCCAGTGAGCCCGCCACAGACACATCCCTGGGCAGCTTCTCGCGCACCTCCTTCTCCCGAGCatccctgaaaatcagctggaacCCTTGGCGCCATGGGGTGTCCTCTCCCGAAAGCCTGCCCTCAGAGGAGCTGCCCAACCAACAGCCCCAGGCGCAGGCAGAGGATCTCCCGCTGGCGCCACCCAGCAGCGCGCCAAACTCCGAACGGGAGGCCCGGAAGAGCTTTCTGGCACTCAGCAAACAAGTGGATTCCCGCAGCCTCTCAAGTGACACTATTGAATTGTAA